TTACATTGACTGGCACTTTTAAAATGGGTGGACAAGTCGACAGTACATTAGGTTTTATCCACATTAATAAAGCCAAAAAAATGCTTAACCTTAATCACGCTACAGGCATTGCGTTTAAGGTGAATGATGTATTGCAAGCTCAGGTATTGTCTAGAGAAGTGGCCTATAGTATCCCTGTTTATATGTATATAAAGAGTTGGATCACCAGCCAAGGTTACTTATATCAAGATATTCAAATGGTAAAATCACTGATGTACGTAATTTTATTATTGGTAGTTGCAGTTGCTTGTTTTAATATTGTCTCGACCTTAGTGATGGCGGTTAACGAAAAGCGTGGAGATATTGCTATCCTAAAAACAATGGGCGCTGATAAATGGTCTTTACGCGCGATCTTTATTGTTCAAGGTGCCTTTAATGGTTTAGTCGGATGTATCTTTGGTGCTTTACTTGGTGTGTATTTAGCCATGAACTTAAGCAGTATTTTTAGTGTTTTTGAAGAATTATTAGGTCGTAAACTACTGTCTGGTGATATCTATTTTATTGATTACCTACCATCACAACTAGACTATCAACAAGTACTGATTATTACAGGCGTTGCTTTTGTTATGAGTGTCGTTGCAACCATCTATCCTGCTTGGACTGCAAGTAATATTGAACCGGCCAAAGAGTTAGGTTATAGCCATTAATCTATTGCTTTAGAAATGCATAGAATATTCATGTTCTATGCATTATGCGCATTTATATTGACGAATTTATGAGCCTATTTTAACGCTCCGTTATCTTCTAATAATTCGTAAATAGCCTCTGCAACTAATCGATAACCCTGTGCATTAGGGTGAACGGCATCACTGTGAAGTGAAGGTTTCTTTAATACTTCTTTAATAATATTATTTTCTAATGGAATGTTATATTGTTCTGCAAGTTCTTGGTATTGTTTGATATTAGGTAAGAATAGAGAGGCTTCTGGTACCGAAATAAGCACTACTTGTATATCCCTATTTTGTGCCATTTCAATCATTTGTCCTAAATTGGCTTTCATTTTATCTAAACTTTGCTTTTTGAGTACATCATTACCGCCATGGCATAAAAGTAATAGTTGTGGTTGATACTTATCTAACAAAGCGCCTAATCGTTGCAATCCTTGTTTACTTTTCTCGCCACTGATCCCGGCATTGATTACTTCCATGTTTAAGAGTTGACTAAGTTGTTCTGGATAACTTAGTGCTTTAGGTGCTCCGTATCCATAGGTTAAGCTATCTCCAAAGGCTAATATAGGTTGTTGATTATCAAGAGGGCTAAGTCGCTCAGAATCACTACAAGCAGCGAGCAATAGCATCAGGGATATACAAAGTAATTTTTTCATTGATGAGTGTCTCGTAATAGTTATTTCATTCCCCTAATTGCTCATTAGGTTGGGAGGTCAGTTTCTAATAAAACTGGTATTAATAAATGAACAGCAAAATATAGGCAAAAAAAAGCGCACTTTACAGTACGCTATTTGTTATCAGTTTTTTATAAAACTAATGATTAATCATCTAAAATACCAAGAATACTTAGTAAGTGTACGAAGATGTTGAAGATATTTAGGTATAAAGAAACTGTTGCACGAATGTAGTTTGTTTCGCCACCGTTAATAATACGGCTTGTATCAACTAAAATTAGACCAGACATGATCATAACAACAACGCTGCTGATGACTAATTGTAGCATTGGAATTTGTAAGAAGATGTTGGCGATGATTGCAACAATCACAGCAATCATACCTGCCATTAAAAAGCCGCTCATGAATGAGAAGTCTTTACGTGTAGTTAATACATATGCAGATAAAGCAAAGAAGATAATCGCAGTTGTGCCTAACGCTTGCATGATTAACGCAGGACCGTTTGCCATAGTTAAGTAGTGGTTCAACATATTACCAAGCGATGCTCCCATCACTCCTGTAAACATGAATACCCAGAATAACCCTTTACTAGAATCTGCCGTTTTTGAAACAACAAACAAAAGGCCAAAACCAACTAGCATTAAAACTAATGATGCTATTGGGCCAATACCAACCATTGTCGCAATAGTTGCTGTAACAGCACTAAACGCAAGTGTCATGCCTAATAACATATACGTATTTTTTAATACTTTGTTAATTGAAACGCCAACACCTTGGGCGTTAGTGTTAATTGAAGAATTCATAATGTACTCCAGTTGATGAATTATAATTAACAACATCATAACATCAGATTTTAGCTTGTGCAGTGTTTTTGTTTTAGATACTAAAATAGTTGTGATTTTTATCGGATGGTTGTGATATTGCTTGTTTTAGAAAGAGTTAGGATGACGCTAATGCTTATAATAGGAGAGTGACTGGAAGAGTTAAAACAAAAAAGGCACATAAAGTGCCTTTTATTACGGGTATTTTATAAAAGAGCTTATTTAGCGCCTTCAATGATACCTACGAATTCTTCAATGATAAGTGCTGCACCGCCCACTAAACCACCGTCGATGTCTGCTTGAGCAAATAGCTCTTTTGCACTGTTAGCTTTAACGCTGCCGCCGTAAAGAATTTGCACTTTTTCTGCAACTACTTCACTTTGTGCTTTTAGCCAATTACGGATATGTGCATGAACTTCTTGTGCTTGCTCAGATGTTGCAACTTTACCAGTACCGATTGCCCAAACTGGTTCATAAGCAATCACTGAATTTTCAAGAGCATCAATACCAGCTAGGTCAACAACTGCTTTAAGTTGAGTTTCTACAACAGCAAATGTTTTATCAGTTTCACGTTCTTCTAGTGTTTCACCAATACATAAAACAGGTACTAAACCATTTTCTTGAATTGCTACGAATTTAGCTGCAACAACAGTATCTGTTTCGTTATGGTATTGACGACGCTCAGAGTGACCTACTAAGCTGTATTTAGCGCCAAACTCTTTAACCATTACTGGTGAAGTCTCACCTGTAAATGCGCCTGCAACATTCGTGCTTACATCTTGCGCACCAAATTCAATGCTGCTGTTTGTAGTTAGGTTCGCAACTTGCTCAATGAAAATAGCTGGCGGACACACAGCTACTTCAACGTTAGTAGCAGCGTCTGCAGCACTTTCAATGCCTTTAATTAGCGTAGAAACTGATTCTTTTGTACCGTTTAGTTTCCAGTTACCCATTACAAGAGGTGTTCTCATGTTTGACTCCATTATTTTATTAAAATTGAATGCTTTTCTGATATTTTGGTAATTATAAATGACTTCACTTACCATTACTTGATCTATCCGAGTAAATTATCTGTTATCTACTCTAAATACAAGCAAGCGTTGACTGAAAGTCTTATATTTATTGTGTTCAATCAATTATCTATTAATTTACTTCAGTAAATTGCACTGCTAGCTGTTGTTTGTAAAAATCATTGTTTAAATCTTCATCAACTGTCGATGATTGAGCAAAAGATTCTTTATCAAATGCAATATCACCACCGTCAATGATGCCGGAGTCTTTAGAGATAGATTTAAAATCAAATAAACTAGTATCTGCTAGATGAGAAGGAACGACATTTTGTATTGCAGTAAACATGGTTTCTAAACGACCAGGATATTTAACATCCCATTCATTTAACATGTCTTTGGTTAATTGACGTTGCAAATTAGGTTGAGAGCCACATAGATTGCATGGAATGATAGGGAATTGTTGTAATTTGGCAAAGACTTCAATATCTTTTTCTTTGCAGTATGCAAGAGGTCGGATAACGACATGTTCGCCATTATCTGATACCAACTTTGCTGGCATTGATTTCATTTTTCCTGCAAAGAATAGGTTCAGCATCATAGTCGCCAACATATCATCGCGGTGATGGCCTAGTGCAATTTTTGTTGCGCCTAGTTCTTTGGCTGTTTTATACAAAATACCTCTACGTAAACGAGAACAAAGGCTACATGTTGTTTTACCTGGCTCTAGTTTTTCTTTCACAATACTGTAAGTGTCTTGCTCAACTATTTTATAATCGACACCAAGTTGATCAAGGTATTCGGGTAAGATATGTTCAGGAAAACCTGGTTGTTTTTGGTCTAGATTAACGGCAATAATATCAAAATTGATCGGCGCTACTTTCTTTAATTGACCCAATATCTCCAATAAAGTGTAACTATCTTTCCCTCCGGATAAACAAACCATAATTTTATCGCCATCTTCGATCATATTATAATCTGCGATAGCTTGACCGGTTTGTCTGCGCAACACTTTATTTAATTTTTTGAGATCGAATTGTTCTTTTTCTGAAAGTTGTTGCGTCATGGTAGGCCTTGTTTAGAGAGAGTAAAAACAAGGCGCATTGTATAAAAAGTGGGGAGTGGATGTAAAGAGCTGACTAATGCCAATCAGCATAAATAGCACATCTATTTTATTGTTGAAAATAATTTATCTATGCAATGTAATTAGTATTGTGTTCTATGATTTGTTTTATAAAATCAATCAAAAACCTTCATTCAATGAGTATAAATGAATTTATAACTCTGTCGGACGTGCTATTAAAAACCCTTGTACGCCGTCAATGTACATCCCTTCTAGTATTTGTCTCTGTTCAGGGCTTTCTATTCCTTCTGCGATGACTTGACACTCCATTCGCTGTGCAACGTCAATGATCATACGTATAAATTGTTGGTTTGAACTATCATGTTCAAGGTCTGCAATTAAGCTTGCATCGATTTTTATATAATCTGGTTTTAATTCTTTAAATAAACTAAATGAACCGATACCTTTGCCAAAATTACAAATAATAGAGTGACTACCGACTCTTTTCAGCATATCAAAAAAGCGTTTACTAGAAGCTAAATTGCTGTCTAGTAACTTTTCTTGTATTTCGAAAAATAATGAACATGCAATATCTGGTTCTCTTAATAACAAACGTTCTAACCAAATAACGAAACTACTATTTTGTATCGCAGTGGAACTTAAATTGATTCCCCAACGTGTATTTGGTTTGGCTTTACGTCTGTAATTAGAAATGACTTTTTCAAGAATTAACTTTTCAAGTTTGATAATAGTATCTGTTCTTTGCGCCATTGAAAAAATAGTACTCGTTGGAATAGTGTTATCATTTTCTCCAATGAATCGAGTAAATATTTCTTGGTAACCTTTCATGTTGCGGTGCACCGCTTGAACGGGCTGCTGTAAAAAAGAAAATGAACGTTTTTCCATGATGTCCATAATCACAGTGCGCCAATACTTCTCGCCTACTTCAAATTCTTGATTGTTATTTTTACTGTCTTCAAATGCCCATGCATTCGAACCACTAATTTGTGCTTTAGCTAACGCTATATCTGTACGAGCTAATACATGTTCAGGTAATTGGTTAGATGAAATCGATGTCACACCATTAAAAGCAACACTTTCTAAATCATTGATAGATTGGTATTGATCGAATTTTACCTTTAGTTCATTACTCAATTTTTGTGCATTAGTAATGCTCATATCGTGCGCTATAATGGCAAAATCTGAACCGCTGATTCTAAATACATTTATATTTTTAAATTTGCTCGCTACTTCGCGAATGATATTGGCGATACTGAGTATATATTGATCACCTTGTTGTGAACCTCGGCTAACATTAACCGCGGATAACTCAAATATTCTTATAATAGACAGAATTGCGTGTTGTTGCTCATACTCATCGGATAAAAATTGTGTTAATTCTTTACGGAATGCATGTCGGTTACTCAACCCCGTCAAATTATCTTTGTTGGCTTGGTTGGTTAATTTAGTGATTTTTTCATCTTTTATTTTGAGCTGTATTTCAGATAGATGCTTTTTATCTTCTAAGTGTTTTGATACTGTTGTAAAAGGTGATTTTTTAGCTTTATTATTGATAATCTCACCAACAATAGTAAGTTCAATGTATTTCAGTAATTTAAAATAAATAATATTACAGAATAAAAAGGTTAGTAATAATCCACCAAGTATAGATAACATTGTGTATTCATATAATTGGTACAGGTTAGTGTTAGCTGCCGAATATTCAATAACTTGGTTGGTACTTTCAGATACTGCTAGTGAATCTTCTATTGGTAATAAATTCTGGAGTAACAAGTCAATATCTGACTCATTACTAAATGTTAATGGAGATGTAAGTTGTTCATTATTTATTTTGATATGATTAAATTTACGAATATCGACTGCTTCAGTAAGCTGATTTAAAGAGGTGATATTCGCTAAAGAAGTTAATTGTTCATTTTCACTTAATAATTTCTGCTGCTCTAATAAACTAGGATTAAACATTGCTTTAATACCTACAATTAATGCAAGTGCAATAATAATGAAAAATAGACTAGAGGCCCAAAGGCTGTGTTTGAAATTATTCAAGTAGGGTGCCTCTTGGTGTGATTAGATCCTAAAGTAGTTGATTAACTATTTTGTGTTTTAGTTTTTATCAATTAACTTAGTTTATATTAACTTACTTAACTTTATCAGTATTAGTTAAGTTTTATTTTTCTTAAAATTTACAATTGGTTACAAATAAAATTTTTATTTTATTCCAATTAATAACAAACAGGTTAATCAAAGTAAAGATTGATAAGTGTAACCATAATAATAAGTAAAGTATCATTTTTTATGATTATTTTGTCAACTATAAGTTACTTTCTGTAATCCGGTTGATGCGTTAATAGTAAATATTTTGTTTGTTCTTGCTGAGGATGCTCACAAATAGTTTCAGTTGAACCTTTTTCTATAATTTTACCTTGATGTAATACCATTATCTGATCACTCATATGTTTTACTAAATGCATGTTATGAGCTACAAAAATATAGCTTGTACCCTTAATTTTCTGAATTTTAAGTAATAAATTAACGATTTTAAATCTTAGCGATATATCTAAGGTTGTTAAAATTTCATCCGCTAGGATGATATCAGGATCTAATATCATCGCACGTGCAATCGCTACTTGATGTTTTTGTACGCTTGATAACATATTAGGAAAGAAGGCTAAGTAATCGGGTAATAAACCAACCAATTTAAGCGTTTCAATAATTTTTTGAGAGCGTTCTTTTGCATTCTTGTTGGTATTTAGCTCTAATGGAGCGTTTAAGATTTTTCCCACGGTCATTTTAGGATTCAATGAACTGCTTGGGTCTTGGAAAATCATGCGAAGAGATAAACAACGTTGTTGAGAACTCAGTGACTCTAGTGGTTGACCTTTTATAAAAATCTCACCAGAAGTGGCTTTCAAAACACCTGCAATGGTCCTAACTAACGCACTTTTCCCTGAACCACTTTCTCCTACTATGGCTAATGTTTCTCCTGCTTCTATTGTAAAACTAACTGGACCATAGGCTACTTTTTCACGTGTAGTGAATAAACCTGAAGGTTGCTTAAAACTTTTACAAAGATTAGTGACTTTTAATAATGACGGCATAATTAGCTCAGTTTAATTGGGTAATGACAGCGAAAACTATGACCTTTTTTGATCGTTAAAGTAGGGTTTTTAACACAAATACGTTGTGCTCTAGGGCACCTCGGGCCTAATCGACAGCCTATAGGTAATTGATTTGAAGAAGGAATGTTGCCCGGTAATGTGTAAAGTTGAGCTTTATGTTCATGAATTTCTTCATTATTTATCATTGTTTTGAGCATCGCTTGAGTATAAGGGTGCATCGCTGAACCCATAATCTGCTTATATGAACCAGACTCAACTGTTTGCCCACAATAAACTAACGTCATGTAATCAGATATACCACTTGTATTAGCAAAGTTATTACTCAAAATTAACAACGTTGTATTGTTAAGCTGATTTAGTTTATACAGTAAACGAAATATTTGTGACTGCGTGACTGCTTCCATCGACG
Above is a genomic segment from Psychromonas sp. L1A2 containing:
- the lolE gene encoding lipoprotein-releasing ABC transporter permease subunit LolE, producing the protein MFRPLSLFVGLRYSKAKHKNKFVSFISIASIFGIVLGVAVLIVGLSTMNGFENALRDKLLSVIPHAELEVVKGDFEDETNILAQVRSHPGVTGASPYIVMNALLQNNIKMKALQMRAITPETETQVTAIEKYIKQGGWELLSTTDSSIILGEPVAKQLGLAVGEHVTLLLPQTGSDKLRAPRKFMFTLTGTFKMGGQVDSTLGFIHINKAKKMLNLNHATGIAFKVNDVLQAQVLSREVAYSIPVYMYIKSWITSQGYLYQDIQMVKSLMYVILLLVVAVACFNIVSTLVMAVNEKRGDIAILKTMGADKWSLRAIFIVQGAFNGLVGCIFGALLGVYLAMNLSSIFSVFEELLGRKLLSGDIYFIDYLPSQLDYQQVLIITGVAFVMSVVATIYPAWTASNIEPAKELGYSH
- a CDS encoding arylesterase; its protein translation is MKKLLCISLMLLLAACSDSERLSPLDNQQPILAFGDSLTYGYGAPKALSYPEQLSQLLNMEVINAGISGEKSKQGLQRLGALLDKYQPQLLLLCHGGNDVLKKQSLDKMKANLGQMIEMAQNRDIQVVLISVPEASLFLPNIKQYQELAEQYNIPLENNIIKEVLKKPSLHSDAVHPNAQGYRLVAEAIYELLEDNGALK
- a CDS encoding Bax inhibitor-1/YccA family protein, encoding MNSSINTNAQGVGVSINKVLKNTYMLLGMTLAFSAVTATIATMVGIGPIASLVLMLVGFGLLFVVSKTADSSKGLFWVFMFTGVMGASLGNMLNHYLTMANGPALIMQALGTTAIIFFALSAYVLTTRKDFSFMSGFLMAGMIAVIVAIIANIFLQIPMLQLVISSVVVMIMSGLILVDTSRIINGGETNYIRATVSLYLNIFNIFVHLLSILGILDD
- the tpiA gene encoding triose-phosphate isomerase, which encodes MRTPLVMGNWKLNGTKESVSTLIKGIESAADAATNVEVAVCPPAIFIEQVANLTTNSSIEFGAQDVSTNVAGAFTGETSPVMVKEFGAKYSLVGHSERRQYHNETDTVVAAKFVAIQENGLVPVLCIGETLEERETDKTFAVVETQLKAVVDLAGIDALENSVIAYEPVWAIGTGKVATSEQAQEVHAHIRNWLKAQSEVVAEKVQILYGGSVKANSAKELFAQADIDGGLVGGAALIIEEFVGIIEGAK
- the ttcA gene encoding tRNA 2-thiocytidine(32) synthetase TtcA; its protein translation is MTQQLSEKEQFDLKKLNKVLRRQTGQAIADYNMIEDGDKIMVCLSGGKDSYTLLEILGQLKKVAPINFDIIAVNLDQKQPGFPEHILPEYLDQLGVDYKIVEQDTYSIVKEKLEPGKTTCSLCSRLRRGILYKTAKELGATKIALGHHRDDMLATMMLNLFFAGKMKSMPAKLVSDNGEHVVIRPLAYCKEKDIEVFAKLQQFPIIPCNLCGSQPNLQRQLTKDMLNEWDVKYPGRLETMFTAIQNVVPSHLADTSLFDFKSISKDSGIIDGGDIAFDKESFAQSSTVDEDLNNDFYKQQLAVQFTEVN
- a CDS encoding EAL domain-containing protein, producing the protein MNNFKHSLWASSLFFIIIALALIVGIKAMFNPSLLEQQKLLSENEQLTSLANITSLNQLTEAVDIRKFNHIKINNEQLTSPLTFSNESDIDLLLQNLLPIEDSLAVSESTNQVIEYSAANTNLYQLYEYTMLSILGGLLLTFLFCNIIYFKLLKYIELTIVGEIINNKAKKSPFTTVSKHLEDKKHLSEIQLKIKDEKITKLTNQANKDNLTGLSNRHAFRKELTQFLSDEYEQQHAILSIIRIFELSAVNVSRGSQQGDQYILSIANIIREVASKFKNINVFRISGSDFAIIAHDMSITNAQKLSNELKVKFDQYQSINDLESVAFNGVTSISSNQLPEHVLARTDIALAKAQISGSNAWAFEDSKNNNQEFEVGEKYWRTVIMDIMEKRSFSFLQQPVQAVHRNMKGYQEIFTRFIGENDNTIPTSTIFSMAQRTDTIIKLEKLILEKVISNYRRKAKPNTRWGINLSSTAIQNSSFVIWLERLLLREPDIACSLFFEIQEKLLDSNLASSKRFFDMLKRVGSHSIICNFGKGIGSFSLFKELKPDYIKIDASLIADLEHDSSNQQFIRMIIDVAQRMECQVIAEGIESPEQRQILEGMYIDGVQGFLIARPTEL
- a CDS encoding ATP-binding cassette domain-containing protein, whose protein sequence is MMPSLLKVTNLCKSFKQPSGLFTTREKVAYGPVSFTIEAGETLAIVGESGSGKSALVRTIAGVLKATSGEIFIKGQPLESLSSQQRCLSLRMIFQDPSSSLNPKMTVGKILNAPLELNTNKNAKERSQKIIETLKLVGLLPDYLAFFPNMLSSVQKHQVAIARAMILDPDIILADEILTTLDISLRFKIVNLLLKIQKIKGTSYIFVAHNMHLVKHMSDQIMVLHQGKIIEKGSTETICEHPQQEQTKYLLLTHQPDYRK